A stretch of Amphiura filiformis unplaced genomic scaffold, Afil_fr2py scaffold_26, whole genome shotgun sequence DNA encodes these proteins:
- the LOC140143729 gene encoding deoxyhypusine hydroxylase-like → MNTDYETVRKIGDVLNDPKEPLAGRFRALFTLRNLGGQTAIDCISKCFGDSSALLKHECAYCLGQMQDKGAIPALESVLRDENQETIVRHEAGEALGAIGADSVLDILEEFEHSEIQEISETCQLAIQRIQWLHSQKKHDESSKLSANPFESVDPAPPAEETTIETLRERLLDEKLSLFDRYRAMFALRNHNSEESVKALAEGLQCSNSALFRHEIAYVLGQMQHKACVPQLIESLKKLEENAMVRHECAEALGSIAQDESEDILKEYAKDKERVVRESCEVALDMCEYEQSGDLHYADGLIKVQEAKA, encoded by the exons ATGAATACAGATTATGAAACAGTAAGAAAAATTGGGGATGTTTTAAATGATCCCAAAGAGCCCCTTGCAGGTCGATTTCGGGCATTGTTTACATTGCGTAATCTTGGTGGACAGACCGCTATTGACTGCATCAGTAAATGTTTTGGTGATTCTTCAGCCCTTCTCAAACATGAATGTGCGTATTGTTTGGGTCAAATGCAAGATAAGGGGGCAATACCTGCTTTGGAGAGTGTTCTGAGAGATGAGAATCAGGAGACAATTGTTAGACATGAAGCAG GTGAAGCACTTGGTGCCATTGGTGCAGACAGTGTGCTGGACATTCTTGAGGAATTTGAACATAGTGAAATACAGGAG ATTTCAGAGACATGTCAACTTGCTATTCAAAGGATACAGTGGCTTCATAGTCAAAAGAAGCATGACGAGTCATCTAAACTATCAGCAAACCCATTTGAGTCTGTAGATCCAGCACCTCCTGCAGAGGAGACTACTATTGAGACATTACGAGAGAGACTTCTAGATGAGAAGTTATCATTGTTTGATAGATACAGGGCCATGTTTGCTTTGAGGAATCATAACAGTGAGGAGTCAGTGAAAGCATTAGCAGAAG GTTTGCAATGCAGTAACAGTGCCCTGTTCCGACATGAGATAGCATATGTGTTAGGTCAGATGCAACACAAGGCTTGTGTCCCTCAGCTCATTGAGTCACTCAAAAAACTAGAAGAAAATGCTATGGTGAGGCATGAGTGTGCAGAAGCCTTAG GTTCTATAGCGCAAGATGAAAGTGAAGATATACTGAAGGAATATGCCAAGGACAAAGAAAGAGTTGTGAGGGAAAGCTGTGAGGTGGCTCTAGACATGTGTGAATATGAACAAAGTGGGGATTTGCATTATGCAGATGGATTGATTAAAGTACAAGAGGCAAAAGCATAG